Proteins encoded in a region of the Lemur catta isolate mLemCat1 chromosome 14, mLemCat1.pri, whole genome shotgun sequence genome:
- the RRP12 gene encoding RRP12-like protein: MGRSGKLPSGVSAKLKRWKKGHSSDSNPAICRHRQAARSRFFSRPSGKSDLTVDAVKLHNELQSGSLHLGKSEAPEMAVEEEVDLALTARSSGTFLSGLSDCTNVTFSKVQRFWESNSAAHKEICAVLAAVTEVIRSQGGKETETEYFAALMTTMEAVESPESLAAVAYLLNLVLKRVPSPVLIKKFSDTSKAFMDIMSAQASSGSTSVLRWVLSCLATLLRKQDLDAWGYPVTLQVYHGLLSFTVHTKPKIRKAAQHGVCSVLKGSEFMFGEKAPAHHPAAMSTAKFCIQEIEKSGGSKEATTTLHMLTLLKDLLPCFPEGLVKSCSETLLRVMTLSHVLVTACAMQAFHSLFHAKPSLSTLSAELNAQIITALYDYVPSENDLQPLLAWLKVMEKAHVNLVRLQRDLGLGHLPRFFGTAMTCLLSPHVQVVTAATQSLKEILKECVAPHMADIGSITSSASGPAQSIAKMFRAAEEGLMYKFHAAWSSVLQLLRVFFEVCGRQAHPVMKKCLQSLCDLRLSPHFPHTAALDQAVGAAVTSMGPEVVLQAVPLEIDGSEETLDFPRSWLLPVIRDHVQETRLGFFTTYFLPLANTLKSRAMDLAQAGRTVESKIYDTLQWQIWTLLPGFCTRPTDVATSFKGLARTLGMAISERPDLRVTVCQALRTLITKGCEAESDCAEVSRFAKNFLPILFNLYGQPVAAGDTPTPRRAVLETIKTYLTITECQLVNGFLEKASEKVLDPASSDFTRLSVLDLVVALAPHADEAAISKLYSTMRPYLESKAHGVQKKAYRVLEEVCASPQGPGARFVQSHLEDLKKTLLDSLRSTSSPAKRPRLKCLIHIVKKLSAEHEEFIAALVPEVILCTKEVSVGARNNAFALLVEMGCAFLRFDSNQEEALQRYLVLIYPGLVGPVTMVSCSILALTHLLFEFKGLMGTSTVEQLLENVCLLLASRTRDVVKSALGFIKVAVVVMDVVHLAKHVQLVMEAIGKLSDDMRRHFRMKLRNLFTKFIRKFGFDLVKGLLPQEYHKVLVNIRKAESRAKRHRALSQADVEEEDEEEEPAQGKGDSIEEILADSEDEEDSEKEERSRGKEQRKLARQRSRAWLKEGGGDEPLNFLDPKVAQRVLATQPGPSQGRKKDHGFKVSADGRLIIKEEEDSNKMEEEEGAKGEDEEVADLMEDVGVRSKKHQRLKRQKEADEEELEMPPKYQAGGTGIHRPVAKKATPGAEYKAKKAKGDVKKKGRLDPYAYIPLTRTKLNRRKKVKLQGQFKGLVKAAQRGSQVGHKLRRKDHRP; this comes from the exons ATCTGTGCTGTTCTGGCTGCTGTCACTGAGGTGATTCGCtcccagggagggaaggagacggAGACTGAGTACTTTGCTGCTCTG ATGACAACAATGGAAGCAGTGGAGTCCCCGGAGTCTCTGGCTGCCGTAGCTTACCTGCTGAACCTTGTCCTGAAGCG TGTTCCCAGCCCTGTGCTCATTAAGAAGTTCTCTGATACCTCCAAAGCCTTCATGGATATCATGTCAGCCCAGGCCAGCAGCGGCTCCACCTCTGTCCTCCGATGG GTTCTCTCTTGCCTGGCCACCCTTCTGCGGAAGCAAGACCTGGACGCCTGGGGCTACCCTGTGACCCTCCAGGTGTACCACGGGCTGCTGAGCTTCACCGTGCACACCAAGCCCAAG ATCCGGAAGGCTGCCCAGCATGGAGTGTGCTCAGTCCTCAAGGGCAGTGAATTCATGTTTGGTGAAAAGGCCCCTGCCCATCATCCTGCTGCTATGTCTACCGCCAAGTTCTGTATCCAGGAGATTGAGAAATCTGGAG GTTCCAAGGAGGCCACCACCACGCTGCACATGCTGACGCTCCTGAAGGACCTGCTGCCCTGCTTCCCAGAAGGCCTGGTGAAGAGCTGCAGTGAGACTCTCCTCAGGGTCATGACCTTGAGCCATGTG CTGGTGACAGCCTGTGCCATGCAGGCCTTTCACAGCCTCTTCCACgccaagcccagcctgagcaccCTGTCGGCAGAGCTCAACGCTCAGATCATCACG GCCTTGTACGACTACGTTCCCAGTGAGAATGATTTACAACCCCTGCTGGCCTGGCTTAAGGTCATGGAGAAAGCCCATGTCAACCTGGTCAG GTTGCAGCGGGACCTGGGGCTGGGCCACCTCCCTCGCTTCTTTGGAACTGCGATGACCTGCCTCCTCTCCCCGCACGTGCAGGTGGTGACAGCTGCCACCCAGAGCCTCAAG GAGATCCTGAAAGAATGTGTGGCTCCCCACATGGCCGACATTGGCTCCATCACCTCCTCGGCCTCAGGCCCTGCCCAGTCCATTGCCAAGATGTTCAG GGCAGCGGAGGAGGGCCTGATGTACAAATTCCACGCAGCGTGGAGCTCAGTGTTGCAGCTGTTACGTGTCTTCTTTGAGGTGTGTGGGAGGCAGGCCCATCCTGTGATGAAGAAG TGCCTCCAGTCCCTGTGTGACCTGCGCCTCTCCCCTCATTTCCCCCACACGGCAGCTCTGGACCAGGCAGTGGGGGCTGCGGTGACCAGCATGGGGCCCGAGGTGGTATTACAAGCAGTACCTTTGGAAATCGATGGCTCTGA agaGACTCTGGATTTCCCGAGGAGCTGGCTGCTGCCCGTCATCCGGGACCATGTCCAGGAAACTCGACTTGGCTTCTTCACCACCTACTTCTTGCCCCTGGCCAACACCTTAAAGAGCAGAG CAATGGACCTGGCCCAGGCAGGCAGGACAGTGGAGTCCAAGATCTACGACACGCTCCAGTGGCAG ATCTGGACTCTCCTGCCTGGGTTCTGCACGAGGCCCACGGACGTGGCCACTTCCTTCAAAGGGCTGGCACGGACGCTGGGCATGGCCATCAGTGAGCGCCCAGACCTGAGGGTCaccgtgtgccaggccctgcgtACCCTCATCACCAAGGGCTGTGAGGCAG AGTCTGACTGTGCCGAAGTGAGCCGCTTTGCCAAGAACTTTCTGCCCATCCTCTTCAACCTGTACGGGCAACCTGTTGCAGCTGGGGACACTCCAACCCCTCGCCGGGCTGTGTTGGAAACCATCAAAACGTACCTCACCATAACCGAGTGTCAG CTGGTGAATGGTTTCCTGGAGAAAGCTAGTGAGAAGGTGCTTGACCCTGCCAGCTCCGACTTCACTAG ATTGTCTGTCCTGGACCTGGTCGTGGCCTTGGCTCCTCATGCTGACGAAGCTGCCATCAGCAAGCTCTACTCCACCATGCGGCCCTACCTAGAG AGCAAGGCCCACGGGGTACAGAAGAAGGCCTACCGAGTGTTGGAGGAGGTGTGTGCcagcccccagggccctggggccCGCTTCGTGCAGAGCCACCTGGAAGACCTGAAGAAGACCCTGCTGGACTCGCTGCGGAGCACATCCTCGCCCGCCAAGAGG CCCCGCTTGAAGTGCCTCATACATATTGTGAAGAAGCTCTCAGCTGAGCACGAGGAGTTCATCGCTGCCCTCGTCCCGGAG GTGATCCTGTGCACCAAGGAGGTGTCGGTGGGTGCACGAAATAACGCTTTTGCCCTGCTTGTGGAGATGGGCTGCGCTTTCCTGCGGTTTGACTCGAACCAGGAAG AGGCCCTGCAGCGCTACCTCGTCCTGATCTACCCTGGCCTCGTGGGCCCAGTGACCATGGTCAGCTGCAGCATCCTGGCCCTGACCCACCTCCTTTTCGAGTTTAAAG GTCTGATGGGGACCAGCACGGTGGAACAGCTGCTGGAGAACGTGTGCCTGCTCCTGGCCTCCCGCACCCGCGACGTGGTCAAGTCTGCACTGGGCTTCATCAAGGTGGCAGTGGTTGTCATGGACGTGGTACACTTGGCCAAGCACGTACAGCTGGTG ATGGAAGCCATCGGGAAGCTTTCAGACGACATGCGGCGGCACTTCCGCATGAAGCTCCGGAACCTGTTCACCAAGTTCATCCGCAAGTTCGG GTTTGACCTGGTGAAGGGGCTGCTGCCGCAGGAGTACCACAAAGTCCTGGTAAACATCCGGAAAGCTGAGTCCCGGGCCAAGCGGCACCGTGCCTTGAGCCAGGCTGAcgtggaggaggaggacgaggaggaggagcctGCCCAGGGCAAAGGTGACAG CATCGAAGAGATTTTGGCTGACTCGGAGGATGAGGAGGACagtgagaaggaggaaagaagccGGGGCAAGGAGCAGCGGAAGCTGGCTCGGCAGAGGAGCCGGGCGTGGCTGAAGGAGGGTGGTGGCGATGAGCCCCTCAACTTCTTGGATCCCAAGGTGGCCCAGCGAGTCCTAG CCACACAGCCTGGGCCCAGCCAGGGCAGGAAGAAGGACCATGGCTTCAAAGTGAGCGCTGATGGCCGGCTGATCataaaggaggaggaagacagcaacaagatggaggaagaggaaggtgcTAAAG GTGAGGATGAGGAGGTGGCTGACCTGATGGAAGACGTGGGCGTCAGGAGT AAAAAGCACCAGAGGCTTAAGCGTCAGAAAGAGGCTGATGAGGAGGAGCTGGAGATGCCTCCTAAGTACCAAG CCGGAGGCACTGGCATCCATCGCCCTGTGGCCAAGAAGGCTACGCCTGGTGCTGAATACAAGGCCAAG AAGGCAAAGGGTGACGTGAAGAAGAAAGGTCGGCTTGATCCGTATGCCTACATCCCCCTCACTAGAACCAAGCTCAATCGCAG GAAAAAGGTGAAGCTTCAGGGACAGTTCAAAGGCCTGGTGAAAGCTGCCCAGCGAGGTTCCCAGGTGGGACACAAACTCCGCAGAAAGGATCATCGGCCCTGA